The DNA window GTTGCAACCGCACCGGCAATAAGTTACCAACCCAATAAGTTACTAGCTTAATAAGCCAATAACTTATCACTTCTGTTTTCCCGGAACATTCCTACTTACCCGCAGGGCACTTTGCCAGCAAAATATCGGCTCAGGCCAATAAAATCGCAGCTTGGCAAGCGCCAATCGTTAAGGCATATTGTTAAAGGTAGCGCTTATTAGCCTGTTTAATTATCAACCTATCAAGCAACTAACTTAATAAGTTATCAGCTTAATAATTTAAGAGATGGCAGTATGATTGTTTTGATTGGCTCCCAAAAGGGCGGCGTCGGGAAATCGACAAAGGCAGTAAATATTGCCGGTTACTTAATTCTCAAGCAGGGCAAAACGGCGATCATCGTTGATGCCGACGACCAGAAATCGATCATGACCTGGTACAACGATCGGCAAAACGTTGGCGGCCTGCCGCACATCCCTGTCGTTGCCGCTTCAGGAAAGATCAAAGAAACGCTGCTGGAATTGGATCGCCATTACGACTATGTGATTGTCGATACCGCCGGGCGGGACAGCGCCGAATTGCGTTCCGGCCTGTTGGCGGCCGATTTGTTCCTCTCCCCGCTGCGCCCTTCGCAGATGGATCTGGATACCATCGGCTACCTTTCGGAAATGTTCTCTACCGCGCAGGAATATAATGAAAAGGTGAAAGGCTACATTGTGTTGAACATGTGCCCGACCAACATCTTCATCAATGAAGCCAATGAAGCGGCGGAAGTGTTAAGCGAATACCCGGAGTTTACGCTGGTGAACAACCGCCTGTGCGATCGCAAAATCTACCGCGATGCCTGGGGCGAAGCGATCACTATTCACGAAGCCAATAATGAAAAAGCGCAAAATGAGATTGAAAGCCTGGTCAAGGAAGTCATCTTATGAAAAAACGCACGCCAACCCAGCGAATGACGGAAGATGAGTTTATCAATAGCGCCACATCCCATACGCTGGCGGTTCCTGCGGTTGAAAGCAAACCGCAAGGGCGCAAACGCACTTATAAAGCCATCTCGGTTAGCCTGACCGACAGCCATGTTGAGATGATTGACGAAATTATCGTGCTGGCGGCGCGCAACGGTATTGTGCGCATTACCCGTTCTGACGTGATTAAGCTGGCGATTGACGGTCTGGCGGGCAACAACGAAGCACAGCTGTTGGCATTGCTGAAAGCACGCAGTTAACTTATTAAGCTATTAGCTAAGTAAGCTAATAGCTATGCTGTACGGCCCCTCACCCCAACCCTCTCCCCCAGGGAGAGGGAGCAGATAGTGCCCGTTAGTAGGCTCCTTTTCCATTCACCAAAGCCGTATCCAGCACCAGGATTTTCTTATCCGTTAACCAGAGCTACATCCAACACCGGGCTATCCCCTCTCCCGCTGGGAGAGGGTTAGGGTGAGGGAAAAGAGCAAAGCTTATTGCAGGCTAAAACTCTGCTGCAACAGATTATCGGAATCCAGGCCCACAAACACAGTAAACTGACCTGGCTCGGCGCCCCACTTCAGGCTGGCATTATAAAACTTGAGATCGTCTTCGGTGATGGGCAATTCAACCCGCTGCGTCTCACCGGCCTTCAACATCACCTTTTTAAAATTGCGCAGTTCCTTCACTGGGCGGCTGACCGATGCGGCGACATCCTGCACATACAGCTGCACGATCGTAGCGCCGTCATACTTACCGGTGTTTTTCAGCGTTACGCTGGCGGTGATTTTGCCGTTACGCGCCATCTGCGAGCCAGACAACTTCAGATCCGTCAGGCTGAAGGTGGTATAGCTCAAGCCATAGCCGAACGGATACAGCGGCCCATTCGGCGAATCAAAGTAGCGCGAAGTGTACTTGTTCGGCTTATCAGGGTTAAATGGCCGGCCGGTATTCAGATGGTTGTAATACATCGGGATCTGCCCGACGGAACGCGGGAAAGTCATCGGCAGCTTGCCCGAAGGGTTATAATCGCCGAACAGCACATCGGCTATCGCATTGCCCCCCTCCGTGCCGCTGAACCAGGTTTCCAACATCGCATCGGCCTGTTGGCTTTCCCAGCTTAGCGCCAACGGGCGGCCATTCATCAGCACCAGCACCAGGGGCTTGCCGGTGGCTTTCAGGGCGGCGATCAGATCGCGCTGGCTCTGCGGGATAGTAATGTCGGCACGGCTGGATGCTTCATGCGCCATCCCCTGCGATTCCCCGACGACGGCCACGATCACATCGGCCTGCCGGGCTACCGCCAGCGCTTCATCAAGCATCTGCTGCGGCGGGCGATCATCAAACACCACCGCCGGCTCATACAGGTTCAGATAATCAATAATGCTTTTATCCTGAGTAATATTCGCGCCTTTGGCATACAGAATTTTTGCCTTATCACCCACCACATTTTGCAAGCCGGCGCGCAGGGTGATCGACTGCTTGACCACTCCAGCGGCCGACCAGCTGCCCATCACGTCACGCTGGCTGTCGGCCAACGGCCCAATAAGGGCAATAGTGCCCTGTTTGCGCAGCGGCAGCGTCTGGCGATCGTTCTTCAACAGCACCATGGTTGTTCGCGCCACTTCGCGGGCTTCGGCCCGGTGCAGGCGGCTTTCCGCATTGGTATCCTGTGGATCGCTGCCGACCGGGCCAAGATGCGCATAAGGATCATTAAACAGCCCCATGGCATATTTGGTGTTCAGCACATTGCGGCAGGCGCGATCGATATCGCTTTCCTTCACCAGGCCCGCTTTCACCAGCCCCGGCAGATACTTATCGTAGAACTCATCGCTCATGCTCATATCCACGCCGGAGGTGATCGCCAGGCGCACCGCATCACGCGCATCCATCGCCACGCCGTGCTTGATCAGCTCTTTGATGGCGCCGTGATCGCTGATGGTGATCCCGCCGAAGCCCCACTGGTTGCGCAGTAAATCCTTCAGCAGCCACGGGTTCGCGGTGGCGGGTATGCCGTTAATCGAGTTGAGCGACACCATCACCCCGCCGCTGCCGGCATCGATCGCCGCCCGGTAAGGCGGCAGATAGTCCTGATACATCCGCAGCGGGCTCATGTCGACGGTGTTGTAATCACGCCCACCTTCCGTAGCGCCGTACAGCGCAAAATGCTTGACGCTGGCCATCACCGCCCCCGGTTTGGCCGGATCGCCATTTTGCAGATTATCCACCATCAGCCGGGCAATCTTTGACACCAGCCAGGTGTCTTCGCCAAAGCCTTCCGACACCCTTCCCCAGCGCGGATCGCGCGTGATATCCACCATTGGCGCAAACGTCATGTTCAGGCCGTCATCGCTGGCTTCCATGGCGGCGATACGGGCACTCTGGGCGATAGCCTGCGTATCAAAACTGGCCGCCAGCCCTAGGCTTATCGGGAAGATGGTTCGCTGTCCGTGTACAACGTCATAGGCAAAGAAAAGAGGAATTTTCAGACGGCTGAGCTGCATCGCCTGATCCTGCATCACCCGGATATCCGGCCGGGTCACCGTATTGAAAATCGCGCCAATCTGCCCTTTGCGGATCCCTTCCCGAATCACTTCTTTCGGGTTATCCGGCCCCACGCTGATTAAACGCAACTGGCCGATTTTCTCTTCAAGCGTCATCTGCCCCATCAGTTTGGCAATAAATGCATCACGCTGTTGAACATTGATTCCTTGCGTTGCGCCCGTTCCTTGCGCAAATGCCGGGCTGATGGCCAGACCGGCTAACACACGCACCACACAGAGCCATTTCATATTGTTATCTCAGGCGACTGCCGCCGCTACCAGCGGACAGAATGATTGATCGACGTGAAGAAATAGTTTGCCACAGGCCTTTTCGCAGCATAAACAATTAGTAGGAATAATATTTACAAAGCATTACCGGCGTGAGCGGAGCGATATTGCGCCTGGCGTTCACGGCTGCTTTGCGCCTCGCGGCTCAACCACCCCACCAATGCCGCCAGCGCGGCCGGCATCACTGCTCTTTCAGGATAGACCAGATAATACGCGGCGCCACTGACCACGCTAACGGGAAATGGCGTAACGATGCGGCCGGCCTGAAGATCGTCTTCCAACAGGCAGGGATCGCCGATAGCGATGCCGAACCCTTGCAGCGCAGCGCTCATCGCCAGATCAAGCGTGTCAAAATGCTGTGCTTTGGCCGCCGGCGGCCCTTTTTGCCCGGCGGCCTTCAGCCAACGCAGCCAGTCACGGCGATCGCGCGTGGGGTGCAACAGGATTTTCCCCGTCAAATCCTCCAGGGTGGGAGCACGGCCCAAATCGGCCAAATAAGACGGCGTGCAGACCGGCGTAAGCACCTCGTCAAACAGCAGGTGCGCCGCCAACCGCTTGCCTGGCGGCGGCCCGAACACCACCGCGGCGTCAAAACTCTCGGTGCTGAAATCCAGCCCGTGCGAAACCGCAGCGGTTAATTCGATGTGCATTTCCGGCCGTTCATTCTGCAAACGAATAATACGCGGCAACACCCAGCGCATGGCGCAGGTCGGGCATTTAATACGCAGAGTACCGGGCTGCGCGCTGACGCTGACCAGCGCTTCTTCCAGTTGCCCCAGCGCCTGTTGTACCGGCGCCAGCAGCTTCGCCCCTTGCGGCGTGAGCGCCAGGCCGCGCGCGCGCCGGCTGAACAGCGGATAGCCCAACTGCCGCTCCAGGCCCAGAATCTGGCGGCTGACGGCCCCCTGGGTCAGGTGTAATGCGTTGGCGGCATGGGTAAAATTCAGCCGCTGCGCCACCACGACGAAGGTTTTCAATACATCAAGCGACGGCAGTGATGACTGCATAACGGCTCCCGTAAGCCATGATCTGAATGCATGGCAAGTATGACAAAGTTTCCCTTGTTAGCCCAAAGGTTTCTGATGCCTAATCAAACAATCGCCCATGCTTAAACAGGAGTCCCTCATGCAGAGCGCCTGCTCACAACGTTCAAAACTACCGGACGTTGGCACCACTATTTTTACCGTGATCGGCCAGCTTAGCGCTGAACATCAGGCTCTTAACCTGTCGCAGGGCGCACCGAATTTCGCCTGCGCGCCCGAACTGACCGAAGCTGTGGCGCAAGCCATGCGCGCGGGTCATAACCAGTATGCGCCGATGAGCGGTGTGGCGGCATTGCGCGCGGCGTTGGCGGCAAAGATTGAAAAATTATATGGCGCACGCTATCACCCCGATGATGAAATCACCGTGATCGCCAGCGCCAGCGAAGGGTTATATTCCTCAATCAGCGCGCTGGTGCACCCGGGCGATGAGGTGATCTACTTTGAGCCGGCGTTTGACAGCTATGCCCCGATCGTGCGCCTGCAGGGCGCCACGCCGGTGGCGATCGCGCTCTCGCTGGAAGATTTTCACATTGATTGGGATCAAGTGGCCGCCGCCATCAACGGCAACACGCGCATGATCATTATCAATAGCCCGCACAACCCCAGCGGCAACGTGCTGAATGAACATGATATTGAACGATTGATCGCGCTAACGCGCAATACTGATATCGTGATCCTGTCCGACGAAGTTTATGAACACGTGGTGTTCGACGGCCAACTCCACCACAGCATGGCGCGCCACCCGCAGTTAGCTGAACGCAGCGTGGTGGTCTCTTCCTTTGGCAAAACCTACCACGTGACTGGCTGGCGCGTGGGTTACTGCATGGCGCCAGCCGCGCTGATGGATGAGATTCGTAAAGTGCACCAGTTTATGGTGTTCTCGGCCGACACCCCGATGCAATATGCCTTTGCCGCGGCGCTGGCCGATGCGCAAAGCTATCTGGGGCTGGCTGCGTTTTACCAGCAAAAGCGCGATCTGCTGGCCAACGCGCTGAAAGATTCGCGTTTTGAACTGCTGCCAAGCCGCGGGAGCTTCTTTATGCTGGCGCGCTTTAGCGGTTTCAGCAATGAAAGCGATAACGACTTTGCGGTGCGCCTGATCCGCGAAGCCAAGGTCGCAACCATTCCGCTGTCGGCGTTTTACAGCAACGGCACGGACACCGGCATCATTCGGTTAAGCTTCTCTAAAGATAACGATACCCTGCTCGAAGGCGCCCGCCGCCTGTGCCAGGTATAATCCATTGCACGCTGACTACGGGAAAAGAACACAGATGAAAAACTCACTGAAAATGCTGATTGCCGCCGGCTGCCTGCTGGCAAGTGGCGCAACCCTGGGCGCGGAACAAAGCATGCGTTTTGGCCTGGAGGCATTGTATCCGCCGTTCGAATCAAAGTCCGCCAGCGGGCAGTTGGAAGGCTTCGATATTGATTTGGGCAACGCGGTGTGCGCGGCAGCGAAACTGAAATGCAGCTGGGTGGAGGCATCGTTTGACAGCCTGATCCCGGCGCTGCAGGCACGCAAATTCGACGTTATCAATTCGGCGATGAACATCACCCAGCAGCGCAAACAGGCGATTGATTTCACCAATGCCATCTACCAAGTGCCGAACCGCCTGATTGCCAAAGCAGACAGCGGCCTGAAGCCAGATGCACAGTCGCTGGCCGGTAAAAGCGTCGGCGTGTTGCAAGGCTCAATCCAGGAGAGCTACGCCAAGGCGCACTGGGCGCCGAAAGGGGTGAACGTGGTTTCTTATCAGGATCAAAACCAGGTTTATCTGGATCTGACCGCCGGCCGCCTTGACGCCACCTTGATCATGGCTCCAGCAGGCCAGGGCGGCTTCCTCGATCGGCCGGATGGCAAAGGGTTTGCGTTCGTTGGCGATACGGTACACGACGAGAAAATCTTCGGTGAAGGCATCGCCTTCGGCCTGCGTAAAGGCGATGACGCGCTGCGCAACAAGCTGAACGCCGCCATTGCCGAAGTTCAGCAGCAGGGCACGATCAATACGCTGGCGAAGAAGTATTTTGGCGATATTGATGTGACGGTGAAGTAACCCCCCTCACCCTAACCCTCTCCCACAGGGAGAGGGGATTGAATGTGCACACATTACCTTCAGAGAACGGCCCCTCACCCTAACCCTCTCCCACAGGGAGAGGGAACGGAATGTGCACACATTGCCTTCAGAGAACGGCCCCTCACCCTGACCCTCTCCCACAGGGAGTGGGAACTGAATGTGCACGCATTGCTTTCAGAGAACGGGCCCTCACCCTAACCCTCTCCCAGTGGGAGAGGGAACTGAATGTGCACACATTGCCTTCAGAGAACAGCCCTCACCCTAACCCTCTCCCACTGGGAGAGGGAACTGAATGTGCACGCATTGCTTTCAGAGAACGGGCCCTCACCCTAACCCTCTCCCAGTGGGAGAGGGGACTGAATGTGCACATATCATCTTTGGGGGTGAGTACTCCCGCCTCCCCATAAAAGCCGGCAGGATAACGCTTTACGGATAACAACACCTGAACGGCTCCCTCTCCCTGTGGGAGAGGGCCGGGGTGAGGGCAGAAGGTGAAGGGTACTAACTGCGATCGAACACCGAGCTTTGCAATGCGCGATCCTGCTGATGGCGTTCCAGCGCCAGCTCGATCAACGTCGTAATCAGTTGGGTGTAACTCACGCCGCTGGCGCCCCACAGCTTAGGGTACATACTGATATTGGTGAACCCCGGCAACGTATTAATTTCGTTGACAATCACGTTGTTATCCGGCGTCAGGAACACATCGACGCGCGCCATGCCCGTGCAGTCCAGCGCGCGAAACGTCTTCAACGCCACATCGCGGATTTTATCGCTGGCCTCGGATGAAATCGCCGCCGGCACCATCACCTGCGCGCCCTGCTCATTGATGTACTTGGTGTCGTAAGAGTAAAACTCATCGCTCAACACAATTTCACCGCACACGCTGGCCTGCGGCTCATCATTGCCGAGCACGGCGCATTCGATCTCACGGCCAACAATGGCGGATTCCACCAGCACCTTGTGATCAAAGCTAAATGCCAGCGCCACCGCCTGCTCAAACTCTGCCTGGTTTTTCACTTTGCTAACGCCGACCGAAGAGCCCTGGTTAGCCGGCTTGATAAACAGCGGCAGGCCCAGGCTATCACTCACTTGTTCAAAGCTGAATTTGCTGCGGTTACTGCGCGTTAAGGTCACAAACGGCGCCACGGCCAGCCCAGCATCGCGCAGCAGGCGTTTGGTGACGTCTTTATCCATGCTGACCGCAGAGCCAAGCACCCCGGCCCCGACGAACGGAATATTGGCCATACGCAACAGCCCTTGCAACGAGCCGTCTTCGCCCAGCGTACCGTGCACGATCGGGAACACCACATCAAGCTGGGTCAGCGCGCCGGCGCTACCGGCCTCGATTAACTGCTGTTTTTCCTGGCCCGGGATCAGCGCAACATTTTTATTGGAGTGGTTGAGTGCGATCAACGCCGGGTTTTCCGCATGCAGCAGATAGTTGGACGCATCATTGATATGCCATTGCCCTTGCTTATCGATCCCCAACAGCGTGACGTCGAATTTCTCTTTGTCGATGGCATCCACAATGTTTTTTGCCGATTGCAACGAAACCTCATGCTCCGCCGATTTACCGCCAAAAATCACCCCAACACGTAATTTAGCCACGCCTGCAATCCTTCTGAAAAGTCATGTAAAAAGCTGTAATCACAATAAACGCAATGCCCGGCATCGGCAATCATTGGCTGCGCAATTATCATGGCAAAACCGGTGGCCGGCGGCAAAGCGGCTAAAATAGCGACGAGCCGCACGATATTGTAAACAGATTGTACAAATGTAACATTCCACCGCGCCGTTGACACAACTCTTTGCTATGCTCAACCCTGTCATTTGCGAAGGCACTTCCAGCATGGAAAGTTACCGCCGCACCGCCGCGTTCAGCGCCAATGAATGGTACCCCATCCCGGCCACTCATCCTTCCGCCAGCGGGCGTTGCGCTCGCACAACACAGAACCACGTGGCCGGTCATCTGACCACGCCGGCGTTGCACCTATCAGCCAATGCAGCGCCGCCACCGCCCCAAACGCTTGTTATCAATACTGAAAGCGGGGATTTGGGACAACATTGTATGTCACAGGGAGTATGCATCATGCAGTCCGCAAGTCAGGAAAATCAGGAATTTATCAAACAACTGAAAAATATTGTCGGCAGCGCCCAGGTGCTTACCGGCGAGCGCGATACCGAACGCTATCGTAAAGGGTTCCGCTCCGGCGGCGGCAACGCGCTGGCGGTGGTGTTTCCCAACCGCCTGTTGCATATCTGGCAGATCCTGCAGGCCTGCGTCGCCGCAGACAAAATCGTCATCATGCAAGCCGCCAATACCGGCCTGACCGAAGGTTCAACGCCAAGCGGCGATGATTACGGTCGCGACATCGTTATCATCAGCACCCTGCGCCTGGATCATATTCAGGTGCTGGATAACGGTAAACAGGTGATCAGCTTCCCCGGCGGCACCCTGTACAAACTGGAAAAAGTGCTCAAACCCTATGGCCGTGAACCGCACTCAGTCATCGGCTCTTCCTGTATCGGCGCTTCGGTAGTGGGCGGCGTGTGCAATAACTCCGGCGGTTCGCTGGTTAAACGCGGGCCGGCCTATACCGAAATGGCGCTGTTCGCCCAACTGGATGCCGATGGGCAACTGCGGCTGGTCAACCATCTTGGCATTAAGCTGGGCAGCACGCCGGAAGAAATTTTAACCAGGCTCGAGCAAGGCGACTATCGCCCGGAAGACGTGGAACATAGCGGCCATCAGGCTTCCGATCACGAGTATGCCCAGCGGGTGCGCGATGTGGATGCCGATACCCCTTCCCGCTTTAATGCGGATAAGCGCCGGCTGTACGAGGCCGCCGGCTGTGCCGGCAAGCTGGCGGTATTCGCCGTGCGGCTGGACACCTTCGAGAAGGAAAACCAGCAGCAGGTGTTCTACATTGGCACCAACCATACCGAAGTGTTGACCGAGCTGCGCCGCCATATTCTCAGCCAGTTCAGCAACCTGCCGGTGGCCGGTGAATATATGCACCGCGATATTTTCGATATTGCTGAAGTGTACGGCAAAGACACCTTTATCATGATCGACAAACTCGGCACCGATCAAATGCCGCGCTTCTTTACCCTGAAGGGCCGGCTGGACGCCAGTTTCAACAAGTTGCCGCTGCTGCCGCACAACCTGACCGATCGGGTGATGCAGGGGCTGAGCCACCTGGTGCCCAACCACCTGCCGAAACGGATGAAGGAATACCGCGATCGCTTCGAACACCATCTGCTGCTGAAAATGTCAGGGGCAGGGATAGAGGAAGCGCATACTTACCTGAAAACCTATTTTGCCCAGGCCGAGGGGGAGTTCTTCGTCTGCACAGAGGAAGAAGGCAAGAAAGCCTTTCTACACCGTTTCGCTGCCGCCGGGGCGGCGGTGCGCTACCATGCCGTCCACGCCAATGAGGTGGAAAACATTCTGCCGTTGGACATCGCCTTGCGCCGTAACGATACCGAATGGTTTGAAACCCTGCCGCCGGAGATCGACAGCCAACTGGTGTACAAGCTGTATTACGGCCACTTTATGTGCCACGTGTTCCATCAGGATTACGTCGTGAAGAAAGGGGTGGATACCCACCAGTTGAAAGAGCAAATGCTGGCGCTGCTTGATAAGCGTGGCGCAGAATACCCGGCCGAGCACAACGTCGGCCACCTGTACCACGCCAAACCGGCGTTGAAGGCCTTTTACCAAGCCGCCGACCCAACCAATAGCTTTAATCCGGGCATAGGCAAAACCAGCAAGTTGAAAAACTGGCAGGGCGACGGCCACTAACGCCGGCCCCGGCACACGCCCCGGCGCTAATCCGCTGGGGCGTTCGACAACGCCAGGGTCAGAACAACCACGAACCATACCCCCACAGCACCACCGTCAGGCCAAGCATCAGCTCAAGCACCAGGATCCCAATGGCGAAGGTGGAGCTTGAGAAGATAAACCCTTCCTGGCTATCAATATTCAGGAAATGCGGAATGCCCAGATACAGCAGGTAGCCGGAATAGCACAGCCCGATAATACCGACAAACAAACACAGCCATACCATCGGGTACAGGGCGACCACACCGCTAAGGAACATCGGTGTCGCTACGTAGCCGGCAAACACCATGCAGCGGTGCAGGCTCGGGCGTGAATCATAACGCCGCGCCATCCAGTGAATCACCTGCCCCATCACCGCAACGCCCGCCAGCATCAACACATAAAACAGCAATGCGGCAAATAACGCCGCCGGGATGCCCAGCCGTATGGCGTGCCCGCCGCCGGAAAGCCACCCCAGTTGGGTGGTGCCGATAAAGGCGCAGATCACCGGAACCGCGGCCAGTAACAGCACGTGATGTGTATAGAGGTGTGCGATCGACTCGTTCTCGCGTTTTATCTGTTTGAATTCGGTAGCAGGATGCGCCAGCAACCCCCAAACATGATTGACCATAATCCCCTCCCCCACATTTTGCCGCAGTATGCCCGCGGCGGGTGACTCACCCGGCCACGAAATGGCTTCGCTTAATCGCCAGTGTCAGTACAAATTATAGTCAATCAATCACCACTCGCACGCCTCGCCGCCGTTGTTTTATAATCAAGCCACCGCTCCCCGCTGAGGAACCTTATGCCATCTTCCCTGCGTACCCTTCAGGCAGGCATCGTCGATGTTGAAACCGGTGAAAACGTCACGGTGATCGAACCCTGCAACCTGTACGGCTGCCATCTTAGCGATGGGGTGTTTATTGGCCCGTTTGTTGAGATCCAGCGCAATACCTGCATTGGCGCCCGCAGCAAAGTGCAATCCCACAGTTTTATCTGTGAATACGTGACCATCGGCGAGGATTGTTTTATCGGCCACGGCGTGATGTTCGCTAACGATCTGTTCAAACAGGGCGCGCCGGACGCTAACCCAGAAAGCTGGGGGCGCACCTGGATTGGCGATCGGGTTTCTATCGGCTCCGGCGCGACCATTCTGGCGGTAACCATCTGCAGCGGAGCGGTAATCGGCGCCGGGGCGGTGGTGACTCATGACATCGCCCGCAAGGGCATTTACGCCGGCAACCCGGCAAGGCTATTAAGAGCGCTGCCCTAAACTTGCGCCATGCCCCCAATAAACAGGTATCCGATGACGCTCGATCCGCAAACCTTGCATACCCTTCAGGCCTGCCTCGCGCTACGCGCGGCCACCCCGCCAGGCGCCGCCAAAGGTGAGCTGCGCGCCCTGCTGGCGCAGCAATTCCTGGGGCTCCCCTATGCGGCCAACCAGCTTGTCGGCTCGGCGACGGTGCCGGAACGGTTAATCATCGATTTCCGCGGGCTGGACTGCTTTACCTTGCTCGATTATGTCGCCGCGCTGGGTGTATCAGACAGCGTAGCCGCGTTTATACAAAACCTGATCGAAACCCGCTATGCCGACGGTGAAATCAGCTTCCCCCAGCGCAAGCATTTCTTTAGCGACTGGGCCTGCCGCAGCAAAGTCGTGGCCCGCGACATCACGGCCCTGATCGGTTCACTGGCCGTAACGGTCGAAAAAAGCCTTAACCAAAAGGCCGACGGGGGCGTTTACCTGGCAGGCCTGCCGGTGGTGGCGCGCACCATCACCCATATCCCCGGCACAGACGTCGACGCAGGCTGCATCTCCCGCCTGCGCAGCGGTGATTACATCGGCATTTACACCCCGCTCGCCGGTTTGGACGTCACCCACGTCGGCATTCTGGTACACACCGCCGCCGGGCCGGTGCTGCGCCATGCATCCTCTCACCCAAGCCGGCACAAAGTGGTCGATTCCCCTTTTATCGAATACGTCAGGGCCACCTCAGGCATCGTGGTGCTGCGGCCAGAATAATAATTAATGGTTATGAGCCATAGCCACTTATGCTTAAGGGCTGTTTGACATCGCTCCGGCCCTGCGCTTAGCTATCAGCACAAAAACCACATTTTTTCATTGTTTTTCAGGGAGTAGATTATGGCAACCCGCTGGCGCTACGGCGCATTGGCAGCGGCTCTGGCGGCAACGTTGCTGCTGCAGGGCTGCGATCGGAAATCGGATCAAAATCATATCAAGGTCGGCGTGATCAACGGCGCCGAGCAGGACGTGGCGGAAGTCGCCAAACAGGTAGCGAAACAAAAATATGGCCTGGATGTCGAGCTGGTCGGCTTTAGTGGCTCGCTGCTGCCGAACGACGCTACCGACAAAGGTGAGCTGGACGCCAATGTGTTTCAACACCGCCCGTTCCTGGAACAGCAAAACCGCGATCATGGCTACAAGCTGGTGGCGGTAGGCAATACCTTCGTGTTCCCCATGGCCGGTTATTCGAAAAAGATCAAATCGGTGCAAGCGCTGCAGGATGGTGACGTGATTGCGATCCCAAACGATCCCACCAATCTGGGCCGCGCATTGCTGCTGCTGCAAAAAACCGGGCTTATTACGCTGAAGCCAGGTAAGGGCTTATTACCCACCGCACTGGATATCAGCGCTAACCCGCACAACTACCAGATCATGGAGCTGGAAGGCGCCCAATTGCCGCACGTGCTGGACGATCCCAAAGTGACGGTGGCGATTATCAGCACTACCTACATTAACCAAATCGGCCTGACGCCAACCAAAGACGGGATCTTCATCGAAGATAAAGATTCGCCGTACACCAATATCGTGGTCGCACGTGAAGACAATAAAGACGCGCAAAATGTGCAGAACTTCGTCAAAGCCTATGAGTCGGACGAAGTCGCCGCCGCCGCGGAAAAAATCTTCAACGGCGGCGCAGTTAAAGGCTGGTAACTCCCGCGCTCTGCTCCTCCCGGCGGGAGGAGCCCTCTTTTTTGCCGTGATCGGCAACAACAGCAAATAATCCGCTATCCAGCGCTTGACCCTGACGCCGCGTCAGGCAGTAATCTGCGCCACAGGCATCACGGAGATCATCTTATGCTATTGAAAGTTGGCGAACTGGCACGCCGCTGCGGGCTTACAATCCGCACGCTGCATTACTACGACAGCATCGGGCTGTTGGTGCCATCGGCGCGTTCCGAAGCCGGTTATCGTT is part of the Gibbsiella quercinecans genome and encodes:
- a CDS encoding acyltransferase, producing the protein MPSSLRTLQAGIVDVETGENVTVIEPCNLYGCHLSDGVFIGPFVEIQRNTCIGARSKVQSHSFICEYVTIGEDCFIGHGVMFANDLFKQGAPDANPESWGRTWIGDRVSIGSGATILAVTICSGAVIGAGAVVTHDIARKGIYAGNPARLLRALP
- a CDS encoding N-acetylmuramoyl-L-alanine amidase-like domain-containing protein, with product MTLDPQTLHTLQACLALRAATPPGAAKGELRALLAQQFLGLPYAANQLVGSATVPERLIIDFRGLDCFTLLDYVAALGVSDSVAAFIQNLIETRYADGEISFPQRKHFFSDWACRSKVVARDITALIGSLAVTVEKSLNQKADGGVYLAGLPVVARTITHIPGTDVDAGCISRLRSGDYIGIYTPLAGLDVTHVGILVHTAAGPVLRHASSHPSRHKVVDSPFIEYVRATSGIVVLRPE
- a CDS encoding MetQ/NlpA family lipoprotein, producing the protein MATRWRYGALAAALAATLLLQGCDRKSDQNHIKVGVINGAEQDVAEVAKQVAKQKYGLDVELVGFSGSLLPNDATDKGELDANVFQHRPFLEQQNRDHGYKLVAVGNTFVFPMAGYSKKIKSVQALQDGDVIAIPNDPTNLGRALLLLQKTGLITLKPGKGLLPTALDISANPHNYQIMELEGAQLPHVLDDPKVTVAIISTTYINQIGLTPTKDGIFIEDKDSPYTNIVVAREDNKDAQNVQNFVKAYESDEVAAAAEKIFNGGAVKGW
- a CDS encoding Yip1 family protein, which translates into the protein MVNHVWGLLAHPATEFKQIKRENESIAHLYTHHVLLLAAVPVICAFIGTTQLGWLSGGGHAIRLGIPAALFAALLFYVLMLAGVAVMGQVIHWMARRYDSRPSLHRCMVFAGYVATPMFLSGVVALYPMVWLCLFVGIIGLCYSGYLLYLGIPHFLNIDSQEGFIFSSSTFAIGILVLELMLGLTVVLWGYGSWLF
- the dld gene encoding D-lactate dehydrogenase, whose translation is MQSASQENQEFIKQLKNIVGSAQVLTGERDTERYRKGFRSGGGNALAVVFPNRLLHIWQILQACVAADKIVIMQAANTGLTEGSTPSGDDYGRDIVIISTLRLDHIQVLDNGKQVISFPGGTLYKLEKVLKPYGREPHSVIGSSCIGASVVGGVCNNSGGSLVKRGPAYTEMALFAQLDADGQLRLVNHLGIKLGSTPEEILTRLEQGDYRPEDVEHSGHQASDHEYAQRVRDVDADTPSRFNADKRRLYEAAGCAGKLAVFAVRLDTFEKENQQQVFYIGTNHTEVLTELRRHILSQFSNLPVAGEYMHRDIFDIAEVYGKDTFIMIDKLGTDQMPRFFTLKGRLDASFNKLPLLPHNLTDRVMQGLSHLVPNHLPKRMKEYRDRFEHHLLLKMSGAGIEEAHTYLKTYFAQAEGEFFVCTEEEGKKAFLHRFAAAGAAVRYHAVHANEVENILPLDIALRRNDTEWFETLPPEIDSQLVYKLYYGHFMCHVFHQDYVVKKGVDTHQLKEQMLALLDKRGAEYPAEHNVGHLYHAKPALKAFYQAADPTNSFNPGIGKTSKLKNWQGDGH
- the ddlA gene encoding D-alanine--D-alanine ligase, producing MAKLRVGVIFGGKSAEHEVSLQSAKNIVDAIDKEKFDVTLLGIDKQGQWHINDASNYLLHAENPALIALNHSNKNVALIPGQEKQQLIEAGSAGALTQLDVVFPIVHGTLGEDGSLQGLLRMANIPFVGAGVLGSAVSMDKDVTKRLLRDAGLAVAPFVTLTRSNRSKFSFEQVSDSLGLPLFIKPANQGSSVGVSKVKNQAEFEQAVALAFSFDHKVLVESAIVGREIECAVLGNDEPQASVCGEIVLSDEFYSYDTKYINEQGAQVMVPAAISSEASDKIRDVALKTFRALDCTGMARVDVFLTPDNNVIVNEINTLPGFTNISMYPKLWGASGVSYTQLITTLIELALERHQQDRALQSSVFDRS